A part of Silvimonas soli genomic DNA contains:
- a CDS encoding DNA-binding domain-containing protein, with protein MKYDEAIALFAAALQARDDEQVPVTDATRANLGYYRGNVIANRSSALASAFPSVHDLVGETYFVALTEAYIRATPSISGNLHDDGAALPGFISSFAPAAELPYLPDVARLDWAIHSAHFAADILPADLTPLQTLDPAGFGQIRVDFHPAVSLVVSADWPIHAIYAMHHGAAPANLSAGGESVLVWRDDLLLVDVATQSFLQALLTGSSIDQACERAWQNHADFDPSPALAQWFGCGLVTALYLPS; from the coding sequence ATGAAATACGACGAGGCCATCGCCCTGTTCGCGGCCGCGTTGCAAGCGCGCGACGATGAGCAAGTTCCGGTAACCGACGCCACCCGCGCCAATCTGGGCTATTACCGTGGCAACGTGATTGCCAACCGCAGCAGCGCGTTGGCATCGGCGTTTCCCTCCGTGCATGATCTGGTTGGAGAAACATACTTTGTTGCGCTGACTGAAGCTTATATTCGCGCAACGCCTTCCATCTCCGGCAATTTGCATGATGATGGCGCGGCGCTGCCGGGCTTTATCAGCAGCTTTGCGCCCGCTGCCGAATTGCCCTATTTACCCGACGTCGCCCGGCTGGATTGGGCCATACATAGCGCCCATTTCGCTGCCGATATCCTCCCGGCAGATTTAACGCCCTTGCAAACGCTGGACCCGGCTGGCTTTGGGCAGATACGGGTTGATTTCCATCCTGCCGTGAGTCTGGTGGTGTCAGCAGACTGGCCGATTCATGCCATATACGCCATGCATCACGGCGCGGCCCCGGCCAACTTGAGCGCAGGCGGCGAAAGCGTGCTGGTCTGGCGCGATGACCTGCTGCTGGTGGATGTTGCTACCCAAAGCTTTTTGCAAGCGTTATTAACAGGATCATCCATCGATCAGGCCTGTGAAAGGGCCTGGCAAAACCACGCTGATTTTGACCCCAGCCCCGCGCTGGCCCAGTGGTTCGGCTGCGGTCTGGTCACCGCGCTGTACTTACCCTCGTAG
- a CDS encoding DoxX family protein: MKSIIASCAQSPLGRLYALGTWLAATLAPVFDLAVRLYVARVFILSGLTKLHDWHITLALFADEYKVPVLPPAVAAVMSTTAELGLSSLLIIGLAGRFSAAGLFVVNAVALISYHASLDAAGVKDHILWGTLLLFLVTHGMGLLSVDGWLKTRLGR, encoded by the coding sequence ATGAAAAGCATTATCGCTAGCTGCGCTCAGTCGCCGCTCGGACGCCTGTACGCGTTGGGTACCTGGCTTGCGGCAACCCTGGCACCGGTTTTTGACCTGGCCGTGCGGTTGTACGTGGCGCGGGTATTCATCTTGTCGGGATTGACCAAGCTGCATGACTGGCACATCACGCTGGCCTTGTTTGCCGATGAATACAAAGTGCCGGTATTGCCACCCGCAGTGGCAGCGGTGATGTCGACCACGGCGGAACTGGGCTTGTCATCGCTGTTGATTATCGGGCTGGCCGGGCGCTTTTCGGCGGCAGGTCTGTTTGTGGTCAATGCCGTGGCGCTGATCTCTTATCATGCCTCGCTGGACGCGGCCGGAGTCAAAGATCACATCCTGTGGGGCACGCTGCTGCTGTTTCTGGTCACCCACGGCATGGGCCTGTTATCGGTGGATGGCTGGCTCAAGACCAGGCTCGGCCGCTGA